Proteins from a single region of Choloepus didactylus isolate mChoDid1 chromosome 10, mChoDid1.pri, whole genome shotgun sequence:
- the LOC119504736 gene encoding induced myeloid leukemia cell differentiation protein Mcl-1 homolog, translating into MFGFKRNAVIGLNLYCGGAGLGAGSGGSATPPGGRLFSPGKETSRREVGGGEAGGVIGGSPSAIPPTVLAPDARRVARPAPIGAEGPDVTETPARPTFFAPTRRTSPPEEIQALAADAIMSPEEEPDGYEPEPLGKRPAVLPLLELVGEATNVPSTDGSLPSTPPPAEEEEDELYRQSLEIISRYLREQATGAKDAKPLGGPGAGSRKALETLRRVGDGVQRNHETPFQGMLRKLDIKNEDDVQSLSRVMVHVFSDGITNWGRIVTLISFGAFVAKHLKSINQESCIEPLAESITDIIVRTKRDWLVKQRGWDGFVEFFHVDDLEVGIRNVLLAFAGVAGVGAGLAYLIR; encoded by the coding sequence ATGTTTGGCTTCAAAAGAAACGCGGTAATCGGACTTAACCTCTACTGTGGGGGGGCCGGTTTGGGGGCCGGCAGCGGCGGCAGCGCTACCCCTCCGGGAGGGCGGCTTTTCTCGCCCGGGAAGGAGACCTCCCGGCGAGAAGTAGGGGGAGGGGAAGCCGGCGGGGTGATTGGCGGAAGCCCGAGCGCTATCCCCCCGACAGTCCTCGCGCCCGACGCCCGGAGAGTTGCGCGGCCGGCGCCCATTGGCGCGGAGGGCCCAGACGTCACCGAGACCCCCGCGAGGCCGACGTTCTTCGCGCCCACCCGCCGCACGTCGCCGCCTGAGGAGATACAAGCCTTGGCCGCCGACGCCATCATGTCGCCCGAAGAGGAGCCGGACGGGTACGAACCGGAGCCGCTCGGGAAACGGCCAGCCGTCCTGCCTTTGCTGGAACTGGTCGGAGAGGCCACTAATGTCCCCAGCACGGACGGGTCACTTCCCTCGACGCCGCCCCcagcagaggaggaagaggacgAGTTATACCGGCAGTCACTGGAGATTATCTCTCGGTACCTTCGGGAGCAGGCAACCGGTGCCAAGGACGCAAAACCATTGGGCGGGCCTGGGGCCGGTAGCAGAAAAGCTTTAGAGACCCTGCGGCGGGTCGGGGACGGTGTGCAGCGCAACCATGAGACGCCTTTCCAAGGCATGCTTCGGAAACTGGACATTAAAAACGAGGATGATGTCCAATCTTTGTCTCGAGTGATGGTCCATGTTTTCAGTGACGGAATAACAAACTGGGGCAGGATTGTGACTCTTATTTCTTTTGGTGCCTTTGTGGCCAAGCACCTGAAGAGCATAAACCAAGAAAGCTGCATCGAACCGTTAGCAGAAAGTATCACAGATATTATTGTAAGAACGAAACGAGACTGGCTAGTCAAACAAAGAGGCTGGGATGGGTTTGTGGAGTTCTTCCATGTAGATGACCTAGAAGTTGGCATCAGAAATGTGCTGCTGGCTTTTGCAGGTGTTGCTGGAGTAGGAGCTGGTTTGGCATATCTAATAAGATAG